The nucleotide sequence CGGGGCGAGCAGGTCGAGGGCTTCCAGGTGCACCTGGGCGGCGCCCTCGGACTGGAAGCCGGCTTCGGCCGCAAGGTCCGTGGTCTGAAGGTCACGTCGGAGGAGCTGCCCGACTACGTGGAGCGCGTCCTGAGGCGGTTCCAGGAAGGCCGCGAGGACGGCGAGCGGTTCGCCGCCTGGGTCACGCGCGCCGACGAGGAGGCCCTCTCGTGAGCGAGCGCGCCGCCCCTTTCTACTGCCCGTACTGCGGCGACGAGGACCTGCGTCCGAGCGAGACCCCGGAAGGCGGTCACGGCGCCTGGGAATGCGCGGCGTGCAACCGCGCATTCCAGCTGAAGTTCCTCGGGCTGCTCGCCCGGGGTGTTCAGCGCACCGAACCGGGAGGGGACCGGATATGACGGCAGTTCAGGAAGGCAGCACGACCGAGGAGTTGAAGGCGCTCGCCGAGCAGGCGGGCCGCGACCTGGAGGACGCCTCCGCGCTGGAGATCCTCCGGTGGGCGGTGGACACCTTCGGCGCGCGGTTCTGCGTGACGTCGTCGATGGAGGACGCCGTGGTCGCGCACCTCGCCTCGCGCGTCCTCAAGGGCGTCGACGTGGTGTTCCTCGACACCGGCTACCACTTCCCCGAGACCATCGGCACCCGCGACGCGGTGGAGGCCGTGATGGACGTCAACGTCATCACGCTCACCCCGCGGCAGACGGTCGCCGAGCAGGACGCCGAGTACGGGCCGAAGCTGCACGACCGCGACCCGGACCTGTGCTGCAAGCTGCGCAAGGTGCGGCCGCTGGAGGAGGGCCTCGAAGGCTATCTGGCCTGGGCCACCGGCCTGCGCCGCGACGAGTCCCCCACCCGGGCGAACACCCCGGTCGTCGGCTGGGACGAGAAGCGGCGGAAGGTCAAGATCTCGCCCATCGCCCGCTGGACCCAGGACGACGTCGACGCCTACGTCACCGAGCACGGCGTACTGACCAACCCCCTGCTGATGGACGGCTACGCCTCCGTGGGGTGCGCCCCCTGCACCCGCCGGGTCCTGGAGGGCGAGGACGCACGCGCCGGCCGCTGGGCAGGGCGCGCGAAGACCGAGTGCGGGCTGCACGGCTGACCCCGATGACCGCCACCGCCACGAACACCCCCGCACCCACCCCCACTTCTACGAACCGGGAGAACCACGTGACGACCGGAGCCACCGTCTGGCTCACGGGTCTGCCGAGCGCCGGCAAGACCACCATCGCGCTCGAACTGGCCGGCCGGCTGCGCGAGGAGGGCCACCGCGTCGAGGTCCTCGACGGCGACGAGATCCGCGAGTTCATCTCCGCGGGCCTCGGCTTCAGCCGCGAGGACCGGCACACCAACGTGCAGCGCATCGGTTTCCTGGCCGAGCTGCTCGCCCGCAACGGCGTCACGGTCCTCGTCCCGGTGATCGCGCCCTACGCCGACAGCCGTGCGGCGGTGCGGGTGCGCCACCAGAAGGGCGGGACCGGCTACCTGGAGGTGCACGTGGCGACTCCGGTCGAGGTGTGCTCGGTACGTGACGTGAAGGGTCTGTACGCCAAGCAGGCGGCGGGCGAACTCACCGGGCTCACCGGGGTGGACGACCCCTACGAGGCCCCCGAGGCGCCCGACCTGCGGATCGAGTCCCAGGACCAGACCGTGCAGGAGTCCGCGGCGTCGGTGTACGCCCTGCTCACCGAGAGGGGACTGGCATGACGACGACCGTCGCCGAGACCGAGGAGGGCACGGCCGGTCCGTACGCCCTCAGCCACCTGGACTCGCTGGAGTCCGAGGCCGTGCACATCTTCCGCGAGGTGGCGGGCGAGTTCGAGAACCCGGTGATCCTGTTCTCCGGCGGCAAGGACTCCATCGTGATGCTCCACCTGGCGCTGAAGGCCTTCGCGCCGGCGCCGGTGCCGTTCTCGCTGCTGCACGTCGACACCGGACACAACTTCCCCGAGGTCCTCGAGTACCGCGACCGGGTCGTCGACGCGCACGGGCTGCGGCTGCACGTGGCGTCGGTCCAGGACTACATCGACCGCGGTGTGCTGCGCGAACGCCCCGACGGCACGCGCAACCCGCTCCAGACGCTGCCGCTGACGGAGAAGATCCAGTCCGAGAAGTTCGACGCCGTCTTCGGCGGCGGGCGCCGCGACGAGGAGAAGGCCCGCGCCAAGGAGCGCGTGTTCTCCCTGCGCGACGAGTTCTCCCAGTGGGACCCCCGCCGCCAGCGCCCCGAGCTGTGGAACCTGTACAACGGCCGCCACGCGCCCGGCGAGCACGTCCGGGTGTTCCCGCTGTCCAACTGGACCGAGCTCGACGTCTGGCAGTACATCGCCCGCGAGGGCATCGAACTGCCCGAGATCTACTTCGCGCACGACCGGGAGGTCTTCCGGCGCGGCGGGATGTGGCTGACCGCCGGCGAGTGGGGCGGCCCGAAGGACGGCGAGAGCGTCGAGAAGCGCCTCGTGCGCTACCGCACCGTCGGTGACATGTCCTGCACCGGCGCCGTCGACTCCGACGCGGTCACGCTCGACGACGTCATCGCCGAGATCGCCGCCTCCCGGCTCACCGAACGCGGCGCCACCCGCGCCGACGACAAGATGTCCGAGGCCGCGATGGAAGACCGCAAGCGCGAGGGGTACTTCTAAGCATGAGCACCATCATCTCCGAGGAACTCTCGGCCACGACCCTGCTGCGGTTCGCCACCGCCGGTTCCGTCGACGACGGCAAGTCCACGCTCGTGGGCCGGCTCCTGCACGACTCCAAGTCGATCCTGACCGATCAGCTGGAGGCCGTGGAGCGTGCCTCGGCCGGCCGCGGCCAGGACGCCCCCGACCTGGCGCTCCTCACCGACGGCCTGCGCGCCGAGCGTGAGCAGGGCATCACCATCGACGTGGCCTACCGCTACTTCGCCACCCCGCGGCGCCGCTTCATCCTCGCCGACACCCCCGGCCATGTGCAGTACACCCGCAACATGGTGACGGGCGCCTCCACGGCCGAGCTGACGGTGATCCTGGTCGACGCCCGCAACGGCGTCGTGGAACAGACCCGCAGGCACGCGGCGATCGCGGCCCTGCTCCGCGTCCCGCACGTGGTCCTCGCCGTGAACAAGATGGACCTCGTCGAGTACCGGGAATCCGTCTTCGCGGCGATCGCCGAGGAGTTCACGGCGTACGCGAGCGAGCTGGGCGTTCCCGAGGTGACCGCGATCCCGATCTCGGCGCTCGCCGGGGACAACGTGGTGGACGCGTCGGCGAACATGGACTGGTACGGCGGGCCGACCTTCCTGGAGCACCTGGAGACGGTGCCGGTCAGCCACGACCTGGCGCACTGCCACGCGCGGCTGCCCGTCCAGTACGTGATCCGTCCGCAGACCGCCGAGCACCCGGACTACCGCGGGTACGCGGGGCAGATC is from Streptomyces asoensis and encodes:
- a CDS encoding phosphoadenylyl-sulfate reductase, with the translated sequence MTAVQEGSTTEELKALAEQAGRDLEDASALEILRWAVDTFGARFCVTSSMEDAVVAHLASRVLKGVDVVFLDTGYHFPETIGTRDAVEAVMDVNVITLTPRQTVAEQDAEYGPKLHDRDPDLCCKLRKVRPLEEGLEGYLAWATGLRRDESPTRANTPVVGWDEKRRKVKISPIARWTQDDVDAYVTEHGVLTNPLLMDGYASVGCAPCTRRVLEGEDARAGRWAGRAKTECGLHG
- the cysD gene encoding sulfate adenylyltransferase subunit CysD — encoded protein: MTTTVAETEEGTAGPYALSHLDSLESEAVHIFREVAGEFENPVILFSGGKDSIVMLHLALKAFAPAPVPFSLLHVDTGHNFPEVLEYRDRVVDAHGLRLHVASVQDYIDRGVLRERPDGTRNPLQTLPLTEKIQSEKFDAVFGGGRRDEEKARAKERVFSLRDEFSQWDPRRQRPELWNLYNGRHAPGEHVRVFPLSNWTELDVWQYIAREGIELPEIYFAHDREVFRRGGMWLTAGEWGGPKDGESVEKRLVRYRTVGDMSCTGAVDSDAVTLDDVIAEIAASRLTERGATRADDKMSEAAMEDRKREGYF
- a CDS encoding sulfate adenylyltransferase subunit 1, encoding MSTIISEELSATTLLRFATAGSVDDGKSTLVGRLLHDSKSILTDQLEAVERASAGRGQDAPDLALLTDGLRAEREQGITIDVAYRYFATPRRRFILADTPGHVQYTRNMVTGASTAELTVILVDARNGVVEQTRRHAAIAALLRVPHVVLAVNKMDLVEYRESVFAAIAEEFTAYASELGVPEVTAIPISALAGDNVVDASANMDWYGGPTFLEHLETVPVSHDLAHCHARLPVQYVIRPQTAEHPDYRGYAGQIAAGTFHVGEAVTVLPSGRTSTISGIDLLGVPVDAAWTTQSVTVLLADDIDISRGDLIVPTKDAPATTQDVEATVCHVADQPLTVGHRVLIKHGTRTVKAIVKDIPSRLTLDDLSLHPHPGQLVANDIGRVKIRTAEPLPVDSYADSRRTGSFILIDPADGTTLTAGMVGESFASPEPVKDEPDDDGWDF
- the cysC gene encoding adenylyl-sulfate kinase produces the protein MTATATNTPAPTPTSTNRENHVTTGATVWLTGLPSAGKTTIALELAGRLREEGHRVEVLDGDEIREFISAGLGFSREDRHTNVQRIGFLAELLARNGVTVLVPVIAPYADSRAAVRVRHQKGGTGYLEVHVATPVEVCSVRDVKGLYAKQAAGELTGLTGVDDPYEAPEAPDLRIESQDQTVQESAASVYALLTERGLA